Sequence from the Priestia megaterium genome:
TGTTGCACGCAGTTTACTTCTCAGGAGGTAGTTGTACCTCACATTCATCCAAGCCATAATACATTGGTGAATCATACAAATGTGAAGCACGTGCATTACTTCCCGCAAACGCAATCTGTTGTAAATGAAACTTCAAATCAACAGTTTTTTGGCGGCGCGCAGCAGTATCCAACTCAAGTAGGTGGGGCAGGCTATCCAGGTCAAATGGGAGGCTACCCAGGTCAAGTAGCAGGTGCTGGTTACCCAGGTCAAGGAGGTTACCCAGGTCAAGTAGCAGGTGCTAGCTATCCAGGTCAAGGAGGCTACCCAGGTCAAGTAGGTGGAGCTGGTTATCCAGGTCAAGGAGGCTACCCAGGTCAAGTAGCAGGTGCTAGCTATCCGGGACACAAAGGTTGCGGCCAAGGAAGCTGTCATACAAAAGGCGCGCATCAAGGACCTAATTCAGGGTATTTTAGATAATGTACGTTAATGGGAGCTGATTACATCAGTTCCTATTCTATTTTGTTATAAAGGAGTTATACAATGAAGGTGCTAACAGTTACTGGTTACAAGCCATTCGAACTTGGAATTTTTAACGAAAAACATCAAGGAATTACATACATAAAAAAAGCGCTCTATAAAAAAATACAGGAATTAGTAGAAGATGGGTTAGAATGGGTATTGATCAGTGGCCAGCTAGGAGTAGAGATTTGGGCAGCGGAAGTGGTATTTGATCTGCAGCTTGATTATCCAGAGCTTCAGTTAGCTGTTTTAACACCGTTTTTAGAGCAGGAAGAAAAATGGAATGATGTGAATAAAGAATTGTATGAATTCGTCTTAAGTCAAGCAGATTATGTAGATAGCATCACAAAAAAGAAATATGAAAGTCCGGCACAGTTTCGGCTGAAAAATCAATTTTTAGTAGAAAAAAGTGAAGGTATTTGTTTAGTTTACGACGAAGAGCACGAAGGAAGTCCAAAATATATGTTAGAAACGGCTAAAAAACGTGCTGAACGAGAAGAATACCCTATTATAATGATTACGTCTCACGACTTACAAGATATCGTGGATGAAGAAAAATTTTCGTCTTTTTAACGCCATTTGACGAAACATTTTAAAAGATAAATTGACATTTGAAGCTATTTTTGAAAAAATGAATTATAATAAAGATAAGGTTTATCGTATTTGAGGTGATAGAGATGTTAGCTGATAAAATTCGTTTAACGGCCAAGGAAATTTTAGAAAAAGAATTCAAAACAGGCATGAGAGGCTATAATCAAGAAGAAGTAGATAAGTATCTAGATTCTGTTATTAAAGATTATGAAGCATTTCATGAAGAAATTGAAGCATTACAAACTGAAAATTTACGCTTAAAAAAGCAAGTAGAAGAGTTATCTAAAAAGCCGCAACAACCTTCGTTTACTCCGCCCCCTGCTCAACAGCAGCAGCAAGCGGGTACGACAAACTTTGATATTTTAAAACGTTTGTCGAACTTAGAAAAACATGTGTTTGGAAGTAAATTATACGAATAACCTAAAAATAGGAGTTGCATTCAACTCCTATTTTTATTATACTAAGGAAAGTCGTTATCAATAACGTTCGGGTAATTGCTGCATCACATATGAGGATGTAGAGGAAAGTCCATGCTCGCACAGACTGCGATGTCTGTAGTGTTCGTGCCTAGCGAAGTCATAAGCTAGGGTAGCTGTTAAAAGCTAACGGCGGGGAAAAAGCCTAAGTCTTTCTAAGATATGGCTTGACTACTCTGAAAGTGCCACAGTGACGAAGTCTTATCAGAAATGGTAAGAGTGGAACGAGGTAAACCCCTCGAGCGAGAAACCCAAATAATGGTAGGGGAACTTTCTGGAAGGAACTGAACGGAAGGAAGGACAAAATGGTTACATTTTGTAGATAGATAATTGCCACCGGAGTACGAGGTAGCTAGCCGCTTGCAGTACAATGGTACAAAACATGGCTTACAGAACGTTATTGAAAAGCAATCGACACTTGTTGTTATACACTATATTTTAATCCAACCCAGCTCTTCGTATAACGGAAGAGCTTTTTTTATGTTAAAAAGAGGCTGAGACAAAAGTATTTTAGTTGAAGTAATAAACCGGACTGTTAATCAAAATTATTGATTGATAGTTCGGTTTTTTGTCGTGAACGTAGATTTAACGTGTTTAGTTGCTTCTAGCAGTTGATTGGAGGGCAAGGCGAAAACTCCTGAGGGAAAAGCGCAAGCGACGAGGAGGTCCATCGGCCGCCCGCGGAAAGCGAAGCCTTATACGGAAATCAACTGCGGCGTAACGAGTAATCCCTACTAGCTCATTTATTCCATTTGTTTGTCTTTAGATGGGATCTATTTAATTATGTCTCAATCTCTTTTTTTATACAATCAGACTGAGTCTGTTATCAGCCTCAGGTCTTAGGAGAAAATAAAGCTCTAGCTCGTTTTGAAAAAACGTTATAATCCTTAAACTAAGTATATAGAGAAGCGAAAGGAGGAAACAAAATGAAAAAAGTTGGTTTGTTTTTAATTGGAGCGGTAGCTGCTATCGTTCTTCTTGCAAATGCCGGCCCGATGGTAGGACTTGCGCTTGGCTTGGTTATTTTGTACGTAGCATTTAAAGGGTTTGTTAAAGCAGAGACCCCCTTTAAAAAATGGCTCTGGGGGTTTATTGGTGTTGTCGTACTCTTAACAACTGTTTCAAACCTCCCGGCCCTTGCTGGTATCATCGCAGCAGCAGTACTTTACATTGTATATAAAAAGTGGAACAGCAGCAGCCCAATACAAACGGAAAAAGAAGATCCGTTTAAGCACTTTGAACGTCAGTGGGCTGACTTGAATCAAAAATAATAAAATTTCACGTCAATATCTAAGGAGATGAACAAAATGAGAAACTTATTTACTCGAATGAAAGAAACGATTTCTGCAGATCTTCACCAATTACTTGATCACAAAGAACAAAAAAATCCAATTGCTGCATTAAACCACTATTTGCGCCAATGCGAGCAGGAGGCCGAAAAGGTAAGGCAGCTTGTTGAGCGACAGCACACGTTAAAAGAACAGTTTAATCGCGAATACCATCTGGCTCTTGACATGATGAAAAAACGTCATGAGCAAGCACAAGTAGCACAAGCAGCTGAAGAAGCAGAATTACATGAATTTATTTTAAAAGAACATGCTCACTACGAAGAGAGAGCAAAGCGTGTAAAAGAATCTTATGAAGATGCATCCAAGCAGTTAGAAGAGCTTGAACAAAAGTATGAAGAAATGAAGCATAAGGTAAAAGATATGCATATTCGCCGTATGGAACTAATGGGGCGCGAAAATATTGCTCGTGCGCATCATCGTATGAATTCAGTAATGAAAACAGAAGCATCTTATACGTCCTACAGCCAGTTTGACGAAATGGAAACCTATATTGACCAGCTTGAAAATCAAATTAATACAAATTACTATAGACAAACGGTAGACAGCAAGATTGCTGAATTAGAAAAAAGAGTAAAATCATCGTAAAAAATCAGTGTTTCTGCATAAAACATGGTATTCTAAAAAAGGCGTAGGTTTCTGCGTCTTTTTAAGGTGAGAGAATAGATATCTGCAGCATCCACAGAACGCTATGTCATCTACGAGGAGAAAGGAGAGAGAGCTGTGCAAAGCGTAAACAAAACAGAATCTCTTATGTTCATTTTTATTTGCAGTTTATTTGTCCTGTTTATTGAAATTATGTTTTTTCACAGCGGCTTGATCTTTTCTGTATTAATTGCCGGTGCGTTCATGTATATTGGGCGAAAAAAAATGAGAAGAAAACTAGGGCGCATTTTATTTTGGATTGGCGTTATTGGGCTTGTGTTGAATATATTTAATACGGTTGCATTTAAGTTTTTAGTTATTGCTCTTTTTCTGTATTTTTTACTTAGATTTATTCAATCAAGAAAGCATCCGGTTGAATTCAGACCAACTGACGAATTTACACAGCAGCCAAACCAAAGTTTGGTGCAGGTCCGGCCGGTTTTGACGAATAAACTTCTTGGTAGTCAAAGAACCGAAGACTCCGTATACGAATGGGATGATATTAATATTCAAAGCGTATGGGGAGACATTGTGGTTGATTTAAGCAATACCGTTCTGCCAAAAGGAGATGCGGTTATTTTTATTCGTCAAGTGTTTGGAAATATTAAAGTGCTCATTCCTTACGAAACGGAAGTATCTGTGAATCATTCTAAACTGGCAGGAAACGTAACGGTTTTTGGACATCAGCGCGGCTTTTCGTTCAATGAAAATTTGTCTATCAAAACAGAGGAATTTGATCAATCTGCTCATAGGGTGAAGATTGTTACAACTGTTGTGATTGGAGATTTAGAGGTGCAAAGGATATGAGTATTCTTCAACGGCAGTTATTATGGGGGATTTTCTTAAGTTTTTTTGTATTTGTATCCGTGCTCCTTACCGTGTTTTTTGCATATCCTGTTTTTCACCTTAGCGACTTATGGAAAACAAGCGTATTTGGCATGCCTTTTGTGCTGTTTTCCTTCAGTTTAAGCCTTACGATTGGAAGCGTGATTGGAGGAATCATGGGGTTTATGTGGAGACAGCAGTGGACATATGTTGAAAACCGATTATATGAAATAGAAAATGGCCACCGGCATATGTCGGCAAATGAACCGCTTATTCAAGAAACGTCTCGAATTATAAGCCGTTTAAACAAAGTAGATCATAAAATGATTCTTCAAGCAAAGCAATCTCAAAAGATGGCAACGGAAAAAGTGGAAAATCAGCAAAAGCAAGTGCAAGAAATTGTTTCTCAGGAACGAAATCGGCTTGCTAGAGAACTGCATGACTCTGTTAGTCAGCAGCTATTTGCCGCTTCGATGCTTATGTCTGCTATTACGGAATCCAATCTTACGCTACAAGATTCTGAAGCTAAGCAATTAAAGATGGTTGAAAAAATGATTAATCAATCACAGCTTGAAATGAGGGCTTTGCTTCTTCATCTTCGCCCTGCAGCATTAAAAGGAAAATCGCTACAGGCTGGAATGAAAGAACTGATGAATGAGCTTGCTCAAAAAGTACCGCTTGAATTAAATTGGAAAATAGAAGGATTTGAACTTGATAAAGGCATTGAAGACCACTTGTTTCGGATTTTGCAAGAATCCGTATCAAATACGCTGCGTCATGCTAATGCAACAGCTTTAGATGTGCTGCTAATTAAACGTGACTTTTCCATTATTTTACGTATTGTTGATAACGGAGTTGGTTTTGATGTAGAAAAGGAAAAAGTCGGATCGTACGGCCTGCAAAATATGTATGAACGCGCAGTTGAAATTGGAGGCCTATTAAAAATTATTAGTTTGCCCGACAAAGGAACAAAGCTAGAAGTAAAAGTACCGTTAGTAGAAAGAGAGGAGAAGCAAAATGATTAATGTACTGTTAGTAGATGATCATGAAATGGTTCGTATTGGCGTAGGAGCGTATTTGTCGGCTCAAACAGACATTCATGTAATTGCTGAAGCAGCAAATGGCCAACAGGCCGTTGAATTAGGGCTTCAGCTGCGCCCGGATATTATTTTAATGGATTTAGTCATGGAAGAAATGGACGGGATTGAAGCAACAAAACAACTTATTAAGCAGTGGCCAGAAGCGAAAGTGATTATTGTCACTAGCTTTCTAGATGACGAAAAAGTATATCCCGCTCTAGAGGCAGGGGCAACAAGCTACTTATTAAAAACGTCTAAAGCAGGAGAAATTGCAGCTGCTATTCGCCGTACATATGAGGGGCAGTCTGTATTAGAGCCCGAAGTAACCGGTAAAATGATGTCTAAAATGAGAAAGCCGTCTTTACCTCATGAAGAACTGACAGCTCGTGAAATGGAAATTTTACTCCTAATGACACAAGGTAAAACAAATCAAGAGATTGCAGACGAATTATTTATTGCGCTAAAGACGGTAAAAACACATGTGAGCAATTTATTAAGTAAGCTGGATGTACAGGACCGGACTCAAGCAGTCATCTACGCCTTTAAACACAAATTAGCGCAGTGAGAATCGTTATTCAAAAGAGAATAACGATTTTTTTTGTGAAAAACCTATTTTTTTGCATGTATTCATTATAAAATAGCGATATGCGTAAAGGTGAACGCTTACGTAAAAGCACTATTTTGAGGGGTTGAGCACATGGAAAAGAAATGGTGGAAAGAAGCTGTTGCGTATCAAATCTACCCGCGAAGCTTCATGGATTCAAACGGCGACGGAATTGGTGACATTCAAGGGGTTATTTCAAAATTAGACTATTTATCTGATCTTGGAATTGATGTCATTTGGATTTGCCCGATTTATCAGTCTCCTAACGACGATAATGGCTACGATATCAGTGATTATAAAGATATTATGAAAGATTTCGGAACAATGGAAGACTTTGATGAGCTGCTAGATGAAGTTCACCATCGCGGAATGAAGCTGATTATGGATTTAGTTATTAATCATACTTCAGATGAACATCCTTGGTTTTTAGAATCTAGGTCTTCTAAAGAGAATCCATATCGTGATTATTATATCTGGCACGAAGGTAAAGATGGAAAAGAGCCAAACAACTGGGAATCTATTTTTAGCGGATCAGCTTGGGAGTTCGACGAAAAGACAAAAGAATATTACATGCACGTATTTTCTAAAAAGCAGCCCGATTTAAACTGGGAAAACGAAAAAGTACGTCATGAGCTTTATGAAATGGTTAACTGGTGGTTAGATAAAGGAATTGACGGCTTTCGTGTAGATGCTATTTCGCATATTAAGAAAGTGGCCGGCTTCCCAGATCTACCGAACCCTGAAAAGCTAGATTATGTGCCATCGTTTGAAGGGCATATGAATCGACCGGGAATTCAAGAACATTTAAAAGAGCTAAAAGAAAATACGTTTGCCAAATACGATATTATGACGGTTGGAGAGGCAAATGGTGTAACATCGGACAGCGCAGATGAGTGGGTAGCTGAAGATGGCGGAAACTTCAATATGATTTTTCAGTTCGAGCATATGGGACTGTGGGATAAAGGAGAAGAAAAACCGCTTGATTTAATCGAGTTAAAAACGATTTTAACTAATTGGCAAAATGGTTTAGAAGAAATCAACGGCTGGAACGCTTTATATTTAGAAAATCATGACCAAATTCGTTCTGTAAATAAATTCGGCAGCGTAGCTTACCGAGTGGAAAGCGCAAAGTGCTTAGCTGCACTATACTTTTTAATGAAAGGAACACCGTTTATTTATCAAGGACAAGAACTTGGAATGACCAATGTTAAGTTCGATTCTATTGACGATTATGATGATGTTGGTATGATTAACTACTACCGTATTCAGCGTGAAAAAGGCGATTCACATGAAGAGATTATGAAAGTTATCTGGGAAACAGGACGCGACAATTCTAGAACGCCAATGCAGTGGAACACAGAAAGAAATGCAGGATTTTCTACTGGAAACCCTTGGATGAAGGTCAATCCAAATTACGTAGATATTAACGTAGAAGAGCAGAAGCGTGATAAGAATTCGGTACTGAA
This genomic interval carries:
- a CDS encoding spore coat protein, which translates into the protein MYPRPTKCMPPIVHPTKCCTQFTSQEVVVPHIHPSHNTLVNHTNVKHVHYFPQTQSVVNETSNQQFFGGAQQYPTQVGGAGYPGQMGGYPGQVAGAGYPGQGGYPGQVAGASYPGQGGYPGQVGGAGYPGQGGYPGQVAGASYPGHKGCGQGSCHTKGAHQGPNSGYFR
- a CDS encoding DUF1273 domain-containing protein, producing the protein MKVLTVTGYKPFELGIFNEKHQGITYIKKALYKKIQELVEDGLEWVLISGQLGVEIWAAEVVFDLQLDYPELQLAVLTPFLEQEEKWNDVNKELYEFVLSQADYVDSITKKKYESPAQFRLKNQFLVEKSEGICLVYDEEHEGSPKYMLETAKKRAEREEYPIIMITSHDLQDIVDEEKFSSF
- the gpsB gene encoding cell division regulator GpsB, giving the protein MLADKIRLTAKEILEKEFKTGMRGYNQEEVDKYLDSVIKDYEAFHEEIEALQTENLRLKKQVEELSKKPQQPSFTPPPAQQQQQAGTTNFDILKRLSNLEKHVFGSKLYE
- a CDS encoding flagellar basal body rod protein, coding for MKKVGLFLIGAVAAIVLLANAGPMVGLALGLVILYVAFKGFVKAETPFKKWLWGFIGVVVLLTTVSNLPALAGIIAAAVLYIVYKKWNSSSPIQTEKEDPFKHFERQWADLNQK
- a CDS encoding PspA/IM30 family protein, which translates into the protein MRNLFTRMKETISADLHQLLDHKEQKNPIAALNHYLRQCEQEAEKVRQLVERQHTLKEQFNREYHLALDMMKKRHEQAQVAQAAEEAELHEFILKEHAHYEERAKRVKESYEDASKQLEELEQKYEEMKHKVKDMHIRRMELMGRENIARAHHRMNSVMKTEASYTSYSQFDEMETYIDQLENQINTNYYRQTVDSKIAELEKRVKSS
- the liaF gene encoding cell wall-active antibiotics response protein LiaF, giving the protein MQSVNKTESLMFIFICSLFVLFIEIMFFHSGLIFSVLIAGAFMYIGRKKMRRKLGRILFWIGVIGLVLNIFNTVAFKFLVIALFLYFLLRFIQSRKHPVEFRPTDEFTQQPNQSLVQVRPVLTNKLLGSQRTEDSVYEWDDINIQSVWGDIVVDLSNTVLPKGDAVIFIRQVFGNIKVLIPYETEVSVNHSKLAGNVTVFGHQRGFSFNENLSIKTEEFDQSAHRVKIVTTVVIGDLEVQRI
- a CDS encoding sensor histidine kinase, with amino-acid sequence MSILQRQLLWGIFLSFFVFVSVLLTVFFAYPVFHLSDLWKTSVFGMPFVLFSFSLSLTIGSVIGGIMGFMWRQQWTYVENRLYEIENGHRHMSANEPLIQETSRIISRLNKVDHKMILQAKQSQKMATEKVENQQKQVQEIVSQERNRLARELHDSVSQQLFAASMLMSAITESNLTLQDSEAKQLKMVEKMINQSQLEMRALLLHLRPAALKGKSLQAGMKELMNELAQKVPLELNWKIEGFELDKGIEDHLFRILQESVSNTLRHANATALDVLLIKRDFSIILRIVDNGVGFDVEKEKVGSYGLQNMYERAVEIGGLLKIISLPDKGTKLEVKVPLVEREEKQND
- a CDS encoding response regulator produces the protein MINVLLVDDHEMVRIGVGAYLSAQTDIHVIAEAANGQQAVELGLQLRPDIILMDLVMEEMDGIEATKQLIKQWPEAKVIIVTSFLDDEKVYPALEAGATSYLLKTSKAGEIAAAIRRTYEGQSVLEPEVTGKMMSKMRKPSLPHEELTAREMEILLLMTQGKTNQEIADELFIALKTVKTHVSNLLSKLDVQDRTQAVIYAFKHKLAQ
- a CDS encoding glycoside hydrolase family 13 protein, producing the protein MEKKWWKEAVAYQIYPRSFMDSNGDGIGDIQGVISKLDYLSDLGIDVIWICPIYQSPNDDNGYDISDYKDIMKDFGTMEDFDELLDEVHHRGMKLIMDLVINHTSDEHPWFLESRSSKENPYRDYYIWHEGKDGKEPNNWESIFSGSAWEFDEKTKEYYMHVFSKKQPDLNWENEKVRHELYEMVNWWLDKGIDGFRVDAISHIKKVAGFPDLPNPEKLDYVPSFEGHMNRPGIQEHLKELKENTFAKYDIMTVGEANGVTSDSADEWVAEDGGNFNMIFQFEHMGLWDKGEEKPLDLIELKTILTNWQNGLEEINGWNALYLENHDQIRSVNKFGSVAYRVESAKCLAALYFLMKGTPFIYQGQELGMTNVKFDSIDDYDDVGMINYYRIQREKGDSHEEIMKVIWETGRDNSRTPMQWNTERNAGFSTGNPWMKVNPNYVDINVEEQKRDKNSVLNFYKQLIKIRKQHDVLVYGSYKLLAEEDPAIYAYTRTLKGKTAVVICNMSPNNQTFELPSESSFANIEVLIHNYPLDKNETLEKCTLHPYETRVYLLS